The Acomys russatus chromosome 1, mAcoRus1.1, whole genome shotgun sequence genome has a window encoding:
- the Tcf23 gene encoding transcription factor 23, producing MSQEATDTPEMPGAGHGQTKGKARLLLGTDKKKSRLNRTRQDLWEDTSWSNHRLNRATSASRGTRARGTAHGRSEASPENAARERTRVKTLRQAFLALQAALPAVPPDTKLSKLDVLVLATSYIAHLTRTLGQELPGPAWPPFLRGLCYLHPLKKWPMRSRLYAGGLGCSGLDSTTAIATGQRTWDAEVGSQVSVAADMLLAGPASPALGNK from the exons ATGTCACAGGAGGCCACAGACACACCGGAAATGCCAGGAGCAGGGCATGGCCAGACTAAGGGCAAGGCGCGGTTACTTCTGGGCACTGACAAGAAGAAGAGCCGCCTCAACAGGACGCGGCAGGACCTATGGGAAGACACCAGCTGGAGCAATCACAGGTTGAACAGagccacctctgcctctcgaggGACCAGAGCTAGGGGAACAGCTCATGGCAGG AGCGAGGCCAGCCCTGAGAACGCAGCACGGGAGCGGACCCGGGTGAAGACTCTACGCCAGGCCTTTCTGGCCCTGCAGGCTGCTCTGCCTGCAGTACCACCGGACACCAAGCTTTCCAAGTTGGATGTGCTGGTGCTGGCCACAAGCTACATAGCCCACCTCACCCGAACACTCGGCCAAGAgctgcctggccctgcctggcCGCCCTTTCTGCGTGGACTCTGCTACTTGCACCCTCTCAAG AAGTGGCCCATGCGATCTCGTCTTTACGCAGGAGGCTTGGGATGCTCTGGCCTCGATTCCACCACAGCCATCGCTACTGGCCAAAGAACCTGGGATGCAGAGGTGGGGTCCCAGGTCTCTGTGGCAGCAGATATGCTCCTCGCCGGCCCAGCCTCTCCAGCTCTTGGTAACAAATGA